The Bosea sp. 685 DNA window ACTTTTGCCTGATAGGCTCAGGCATCGGCCCCGGATCTCCGCTGCGCTCCGTCCCGGACGACACCGTGGCAGGCCTCAACCTGGCAACCTAACGCCGCATGCCCGGCGTCTCCACGGGCAGGCCCTTGGCCCGTCCGGCGAGGTAAAGCTCCAGCGCAAGATATTCCGGCGAACCGTAATCGAACTGCGTCGCGCGCACGCCGAGCGAGCAGGCCCGCAGGCGCCGGTGCAGCGAGCCGACATCGTTCCATTCCAGCCGATAGGCTGGATAGCCCGTGCCAGCCCCGTGGCTGATCGTATCGCCGCGCAGCTTCTGCCCGACCATGCCGTCATGGCATTGCTGGCAGGAGAGATTGAGCTGGCCCTGCCGGCGCTCGAAGAAGGCCTTGCCCGCCTCGAAATAAGGCTTGGCCGCGCCATCGGTTTTCACCTCGACCGGCACGCCGCGCGATAGTGAGGCGACATAGGCCGTCATCGCTAGCAACTCGGGGCTCTCATAGCCGAAGGCCGGCTGCCCTTGCCGCTCACCCCTGCATTGCTCGATGCGGCCTTCCAGGTTGAGCAGCTTGCCGGACGCGGCATCGACCTGCGGATAATGCGCAGCAGTGCCGCGCAGGCTCTGCTGCGGATCGGCATGGCAGCCGCTGCACGCCTGCCCGTCCGGGGCGGGCTTGCGGCTGAACAGCTCGCGGCCCTGCTCGACCCAGAAGAAGGCGGGGTTGCGGTTCTCGTCCGCCTGCTGGCGACGCATGTCGGGAGAGAGGAAATCTGTGCCGGATTTGATCTCAGACAGAGCCGGAGCGGCGGCCAACGTCGCCAGCACGAGCACAACGGTTCCTGGGCTCAGTCGCCGCCCACTCACGTCACGGTCAGCCTTGCCGTGCGGGTATAGGTCGCGCCGCCGTCCTCGCGCCATTCGAAGACGATATCTCCGGTCGCCACCGCCCTGGTTGTGAACGAGACGAAAGGGTTTGCGGCGACACCGGTGTGCATGTCGATCCGGAAGATCGGCTCGCCGGCATAGATCGCGGTCAGACGGTTCAGGATCTTGCGCGGTACGGTACCGCCCTTGCCGTCGGACTGGCCGCCCCGGTCCATCGGATGGCGCGTCAGCACGCGGATTTCGACGATGTCGCCAGTGCGCGCCTCGGCCGGCATGGTGATACGGGCATTGAAGGTCATGACGCTCTCCTCAGCCGCCGTCGATGCAGGCGCTCAGCGTCACGACGATGTCCGCATCGGTCATGACGAAGCGGCCACTACTGAGTGCGGCCACCACGGTGACCTTTTGCGACTGCGCAAATCTGAGCGTAGTCGAGACCTCGGCGCGCCCGGCCCGTGGGCCGAGATGGAAACGCGCCATGTCAGGAAACGGGTTTTTCTCGGCGATCAGGTGAATCCAGCGGACATGCTCTGCATCGGTCATCGCGCTCTCGACGCTGATACGGGTGTCGACGGAATTGCCGTTCTCGACCAGGGCCGGAATGTCGAGCGTGATGCGCGCCCGCTCGGGCACCGCGCCTTCCGTGACGCGCGCGATCAATTGGGCGAGCTCGGGCGACGGCTCCGCCGCGGCAAGCCCTGTTTGCGCTGCCGCAGCTCCTGGGAAGGCGGCGATCGCAAGACCGGCCGCTGCGCCGGTGACGACGCTGCGGCGGTCGAGACCGGCCTCAGGGCGTCCTGAGCGAGGCGAGATAGCTGACGACATCCTCGATCTCCTGGGCCGACAGGGCCGGCTTGCCCCGATAGGACGGGGCGACATCATGCAGATCTTCCGTCCGGAAATAGGGCGGCATCACCGTCTGCGGGTTGAGCGTCGAGGCATCGACCAGCCTGAGGCGGATCTGGCCTGCGTCGAGGCGGCTCCCGACACCGGCTAGCGACGGGCCGATCGTGCCCTGGAAGGGCTCCGACGGATCCGCCCCCTGGTGGCAGATGAGGCAGTTGCCACGCTCGCGATCGCGCAGGACGGCGTTGCCGCGCGCGGGGTTGCCGGCGAGCCCGCCGATCGGACGCGGGATGGCGTCGCCGACGATCGCATAGGGCTCCAGCGCCGAAGCGGTCAAAGCGCCGCCGCTCGCCAGTACGGCCCCGGCGAGCGCCAAGCGCGCCATCACTCCGACTGCCGTGCTCACGCCTTCTTGAGATCGGCGTTCTTCAGCGGCAGATTGCGGATACGCTTGCCGGTCGCGGCGAAGATTGCGTTCAGCACGGCTGGCGCCGCGACCGCGATCGTCGGCTCGCCGACACCGCCCCAGAAGCCGCCCGAAGGCACGATGACGGTTTCGACCGCCGGCATGGCCTCCAGCCGCATCACCTCGTAAGTGTCGAAGTTCTCCTGCTCGACGCGGCCGTCCTTGATGGTGATCTCGCCATAGAGCGAGGCCGAGAGGCCATAGACGAAGGAGCCCTCGACCTGGCGCTCGATCTGCGCCGGATTGACCGCGTAGCCCGGATCGGTCGCAGCCACGATGCGGTGGATCTTGAGCTTGCCCTCAGCGCTGACCGAAACCTCGGCCACGGCCGCGACATAAGAGCCAAAGCCCATGGTCTGGCAGATGCCGCGGAAGACGCCCTCAGGCAGCGGTTTGCCCCAACCGGCCTTCTCGGCGACGGCATTGAGCACCGCGAGGTGCTTGGGATGGTTCTTCATCAGGGCGCGGCGGAATTCGAGCGGATCCTTGCCCACGGAATGGGCCAGCTCGTCCATGAAGGATTCAAGATAGATCGTGTTCTGGTTCAGGTTGACGCCGCGCCAGAAGCCCGGCGGCACATGCGGGTTGCGCATGGCGTGGTCGACCAGCAGATTGGGCACGCCATAGCCGATCGAGGCCTCTGGGCCGGGTGCGTTGAGACCCTGGAAGACGGCGGGATCACGCCCGTTCTGGATCGTCTGCGGAAACAGGCCCGCAACGATCGACTGGCCGGAGATGCGGATGTGCAGCCCGGTCAGGTTGTTGTCCTTGTCGAAGGCTCCGACCATCTTGCACTGCGTGACCGGGTGGTAGCGGCCATGCGTCATGTCCTCTTCGCGCGACCAGATCAGCTTCACCGGCGTGCCGGGAATCTGCTTGGCGATGGCAACGACCTGACGGACCCAATCCTGCGAAGCTCCGCGCCGGCCAAAGCCGCCGCCCAGGTCAATCTTGTAGGCCTCGCATTTCGCCAATGGCAGGCCGGCTGCCTCGGCAGTCGCCGCCAGTGCGGCCTCGCCGTTCTGCGTCGGCGTCCAGACCTCACATTTCTCCGGCGTCCAGAGCGCCGTCGCGTTCATCGTCTCCATCGTGGCGTGGTTCTGGTAGGGGTAGCTGTAGACCGCCTCGACGGTTTTGGCGGCGGCTGCGATCGCCGCCTTCACGTCGCCGTTCTGGTTGCCGACGACAGCGCTGGGCGCATCAAGCCCCTCCTTCAGCCAGGCCGCGATGCTTTCGCTCGAGACCTTGGCATGCTCGCCCTCGTCCCAGACGATCGGCAGCGCGTCGAGCGCCGACTTGGCCTGCCACCAAGTCTCAGCGACGACGGCGACGGCACTGTCGCCGACGGCCAAGACATGCTTGACGCCCGCCATGCCCTTGATCGGGGCGGCCTCAAAACTCTTCACCTTGCCCCCAAAAACAGGGCAGTCCTTGATCGCGGCGTTGAGCATGCCCGGCATCTTCAGATCCATCCCGTAGATCTTCTTGCCGTTGGTCTTGTCGACGGTGTCGAGGCGCGGCAGCGGCTTGCCGGCGATGATCCAGTCCTTGGGATCCTTGAGCGCGACGTCCTTTGGCGCTTCGAGCTTGGCAGCCGTTGCCGCCACCTGGCCGTAGCGGATCGACTTGCCCGAGGCCTTGTGCGTGATCACGCTCTTTTCGGCGCTGCATTCGCCGGCCGGCACCTTCCACTCATTGGCGGCGGCCTGGATCAGCATCATGCGCGCCGCCGCGCCGCCCTTGCGGACATATTCGTTGGATTCGCGGATGCCGCGGCTGCCGCCGGTCGAGAAATTGCCCCAGACCCGGTTGCGGGCGACACTCTGGCCAGGCGTCGGATACTCGGTCGTGACTTTGGACCAGTCGCAGTTCAGCTCTTCTGCGACGAGCTGGGCGAGGCCGGTCAGCGTGCCCTGGCCCATCTCGGACCGGACGATGCGGATCACCACCTTGTCGTCGGGATGAACCACGACCCATGCGTTGATCTCGGGGATAGTACCTTGCGCCTGTGCCTGCGCCTCGCTCCCGAACGGGATCGCGAAGCCGAAGCTGAAAGCGCCGGCCGCGGCGGCCGAGCCGGCGAGCAGGCTCCGGCGGGAAAGGCGGGTCTTGTCGGCAATCACGGTCGAGGCGGATGTCATGTCGTCCTCCGGATATCGGGATGGACGCGAGGGAGGCGCAAGTCCTTCGACCTGCCGCGCTCGACCTCGCGCTGGGAATGGCCAGGCATGTCGGTTCAGCCGCGGCCCAGCGTGCCGCTGGCGACAACGTCGAGGATCGCCGTCTTGACGCGCGCATAGGTGCCGCAGCGGCAGATATTGGTGATCTCGCTGGCGATGTCGGCTTCCGTCGCCTTGGGATTGGCCTGGAGCAGCGCCGCGGTCGCCATGATCATGCCGCTTTGGCAGAAGCCGCATTGCGGCACGTCGTGCTTGATCCAGGCCTGCTGCACCGGATGCGTGCCGTCGGGCGAGAGGCCCTCGATCGTGACGATCTTCTGCTCCGCCGTTACGGCGCTGATCGGCATCGAGCAGCTGCGCGTCGCAACTCCGTCGATATGCACGGTGCAGGCGCCGCATTGGGCGACGCCGCAGCCATATTTCGTTCCCGTCAGTCCGATCTGCTCGCGTATGACCCAGAGCAGCGGCGTATCGTCCGCCGCCGCCACATCCAGCATCTTGCCATTCACATTAAGCTTCGCCACCGTAAACCTCCCGGTTTTCGATCGAAAAAGACGGCGAGAGAGCCAACGCGCCTCGCCGCAAGGCCGGCACGCCGCGCGGCATGCCAGTCAGAGTTGAATTGGAACCAATTGAAACTCAGTTGTGCCGATGAGCCAATGCCCGATGATCGGCTGATCACGCGGCGTGATGGGCCACAGGGGACGAGGTTTCCTGGACCGGAACGGCTGATTTGGCCGGGAAGCAGCCATGTTCGAGCCCAACTCTTCCCGATCTTGGCGAGATGAGACGTCGGAAAGGCATCACGGCAACGTGATAAGACCTTGGCCATAACGACCCCTCTCGGTTGTTTTTTCGATGGCCAGCGTTTCCGCTTTTTGGGACTAAACATCGAGATCGGCGGCAAGCGATCTCTCAGTCGGCGCGAGAAAACGCAGCCGCCGCAAAAGAACCTTGATGCGCTCCCCGTAGAGGTGACGCCGGACGACGTCGCGGAGATCGAGGGCACTTCGTCCGACTTCGAGGTCCAGGGCGCTCGCTATTCCGACTTCCAGATGAAGCTCGCAGGGCTC harbors:
- a CDS encoding thiosulfate oxidation carrier protein SoxY, coding for MSSAISPRSGRPEAGLDRRSVVTGAAAGLAIAAFPGAAAAQTGLAAAEPSPELAQLIARVTEGAVPERARITLDIPALVENGNSVDTRISVESAMTDAEHVRWIHLIAEKNPFPDMARFHLGPRAGRAEVSTTLRFAQSQKVTVVAALSSGRFVMTDADIVVTLSACIDGG
- a CDS encoding xanthine dehydrogenase family protein molybdopterin-binding subunit; the encoded protein is MTSASTVIADKTRLSRRSLLAGSAAAAGAFSFGFAIPFGSEAQAQAQGTIPEINAWVVVHPDDKVVIRIVRSEMGQGTLTGLAQLVAEELNCDWSKVTTEYPTPGQSVARNRVWGNFSTGGSRGIRESNEYVRKGGAAARMMLIQAAANEWKVPAGECSAEKSVITHKASGKSIRYGQVAATAAKLEAPKDVALKDPKDWIIAGKPLPRLDTVDKTNGKKIYGMDLKMPGMLNAAIKDCPVFGGKVKSFEAAPIKGMAGVKHVLAVGDSAVAVVAETWWQAKSALDALPIVWDEGEHAKVSSESIAAWLKEGLDAPSAVVGNQNGDVKAAIAAAAKTVEAVYSYPYQNHATMETMNATALWTPEKCEVWTPTQNGEAALAATAEAAGLPLAKCEAYKIDLGGGFGRRGASQDWVRQVVAIAKQIPGTPVKLIWSREEDMTHGRYHPVTQCKMVGAFDKDNNLTGLHIRISGQSIVAGLFPQTIQNGRDPAVFQGLNAPGPEASIGYGVPNLLVDHAMRNPHVPPGFWRGVNLNQNTIYLESFMDELAHSVGKDPLEFRRALMKNHPKHLAVLNAVAEKAGWGKPLPEGVFRGICQTMGFGSYVAAVAEVSVSAEGKLKIHRIVAATDPGYAVNPAQIERQVEGSFVYGLSASLYGEITIKDGRVEQENFDTYEVMRLEAMPAVETVIVPSGGFWGGVGEPTIAVAAPAVLNAIFAATGKRIRNLPLKNADLKKA
- the soxX gene encoding sulfur oxidation c-type cytochrome SoxX — protein: MSTAVGVMARLALAGAVLASGGALTASALEPYAIVGDAIPRPIGGLAGNPARGNAVLRDRERGNCLICHQGADPSEPFQGTIGPSLAGVGSRLDAGQIRLRLVDASTLNPQTVMPPYFRTEDLHDVAPSYRGKPALSAQEIEDVVSYLASLRTP
- a CDS encoding thiosulfate oxidation carrier complex protein SoxZ → MTFNARITMPAEARTGDIVEIRVLTRHPMDRGGQSDGKGGTVPRKILNRLTAIYAGEPIFRIDMHTGVAANPFVSFTTRAVATGDIVFEWREDGGATYTRTARLTVT
- the soxA gene encoding sulfur oxidation c-type cytochrome SoxA — translated: MLATLAAAPALSEIKSGTDFLSPDMRRQQADENRNPAFFWVEQGRELFSRKPAPDGQACSGCHADPQQSLRGTAAHYPQVDAASGKLLNLEGRIEQCRGERQGQPAFGYESPELLAMTAYVASLSRGVPVEVKTDGAAKPYFEAGKAFFERRQGQLNLSCQQCHDGMVGQKLRGDTISHGAGTGYPAYRLEWNDVGSLHRRLRACSLGVRATQFDYGSPEYLALELYLAGRAKGLPVETPGMRR
- a CDS encoding (2Fe-2S)-binding protein translates to MAKLNVNGKMLDVAAADDTPLLWVIREQIGLTGTKYGCGVAQCGACTVHIDGVATRSCSMPISAVTAEQKIVTIEGLSPDGTHPVQQAWIKHDVPQCGFCQSGMIMATAALLQANPKATEADIASEITNICRCGTYARVKTAILDVVASGTLGRG